One Paenibacillus riograndensis SBR5 DNA segment encodes these proteins:
- a CDS encoding flagellar motor protein MotB: MRQRNRRKPRAGGRESRDRWMITYADLITLLLIFFVILYAMSSLDTQKFNIVTGALSDTFKSGNPVLEGGNGVLDGQKGITSEGTDNGQKGEPGDAAESGMNQKQQNAGGSPAASPPPEATQPSAREQAFRDQEAKLAALMGVITKYVEDNNLGDQIFVADKPQGIAITLSDRYLFDAGRAELKAPAFPALRQLSGLFRGIGATISIEGHTDDTPVSAGSRYNDNWELSGARALSVLRFFLDNEGLSPGKFQYAGYADTRPAASNSTPEGRQKNRRVEITVLRQLQEEE; this comes from the coding sequence ATGAGACAAAGAAACCGGAGAAAACCCCGCGCGGGAGGCCGGGAAAGCCGCGACCGCTGGATGATCACCTATGCGGATCTTATTACGCTGCTGCTGATTTTTTTCGTAATTTTGTATGCGATGAGCAGTCTGGACACTCAGAAATTCAATATTGTGACCGGTGCCTTATCGGACACCTTTAAAAGCGGAAATCCGGTGCTGGAGGGGGGGAACGGCGTACTGGATGGTCAAAAAGGAATAACGTCCGAAGGAACAGACAACGGGCAGAAGGGTGAACCCGGAGATGCTGCTGAATCCGGTATGAATCAGAAGCAGCAGAATGCAGGCGGCAGCCCGGCAGCCAGCCCTCCTCCAGAAGCCACACAGCCCTCGGCACGTGAACAGGCCTTCCGCGACCAGGAAGCGAAGCTCGCTGCACTGATGGGCGTCATCACCAAATATGTTGAAGACAATAACCTGGGCGACCAGATTTTTGTGGCGGACAAGCCTCAGGGTATCGCAATTACGCTCAGTGACCGCTATCTGTTCGATGCCGGCAGAGCCGAGCTCAAGGCGCCGGCGTTTCCCGCGCTGCGGCAGCTGTCAGGCCTGTTCCGCGGGATTGGGGCCACAATCAGCATCGAAGGCCATACGGATGATACCCCCGTATCGGCAGGCTCACGTTATAATGACAACTGGGAATTGTCCGGTGCCCGCGCCCTTTCGGTGCTGCGCTTCTTTTTAGATAATGAGGGCCTCAGCCCCGGTAAGTTTCAGTATGCCGGATATGCGGATACCCGCCCTGCTGCCAGCAACTCCACCCCGGAAGGCCGGCAGAAAAACCGCCGCGTTGAGATCACAGTCCTGCGGCAGCTTCAGGAAGAAGAGTAG
- a CDS encoding flagellar motor protein has product MDITSIIGLLAGLAALVGGFFWEGGSLSGLLQLNAALIVFGGTLAAVMVSFPASRLRSVPAALRLAFGRHADTTEEQAEELISMAAVTRRSGVLALEKRAEEHPDPFTGEGLMLIVDGTDPEQVRQILELEMDAKELKYEGYAKIFEAAGGYAPTMGIIGTVMGLIRVLSNLTDPSNLGASIAVAFTATLYGVASANLIFLPIASKIKSRSQSELGSMEMLMVGILALQNGDHPQLVRKKLRSFLNRSAEERSTGNTRGLS; this is encoded by the coding sequence ATGGATATCACTTCAATTATCGGCCTGCTGGCTGGTCTGGCTGCGCTGGTCGGCGGCTTTTTTTGGGAAGGCGGAAGCCTGTCCGGGCTGCTCCAGCTGAATGCAGCGCTTATTGTGTTCGGAGGTACGCTTGCCGCCGTTATGGTCAGCTTCCCGGCCTCCAGACTGCGTTCCGTGCCTGCGGCGCTGCGGCTGGCTTTTGGCAGACATGCGGACACTACGGAAGAACAAGCCGAAGAGCTGATCTCCATGGCAGCCGTGACAAGACGCAGCGGTGTACTGGCCCTGGAGAAACGAGCCGAAGAGCATCCCGACCCTTTTACCGGCGAGGGTCTTATGCTCATTGTGGACGGTACAGACCCCGAACAGGTCCGGCAGATTCTGGAGCTGGAGATGGACGCCAAGGAGCTGAAGTACGAAGGCTATGCCAAAATTTTTGAAGCCGCAGGCGGTTATGCACCCACCATGGGCATCATCGGCACAGTCATGGGGCTGATTCGCGTACTCAGCAATCTTACCGATCCCTCCAATTTGGGAGCATCGATCGCAGTTGCCTTTACGGCAACGCTGTATGGGGTAGCCAGTGCTAATCTAATATTTTTACCCATTGCCTCCAAAATCAAATCCCGCAGCCAAAGCGAGCTGGGTTCGATGGAGATGCTTATGGTAGGCATTCTTGCCCTGCAGAACGGGGACCATCCCCAGCTTGTGCGCAAAAAGCTCCGTTCATTCCTGAACCGGTCCGCCGAAGAACGCAGCACCGGCAATACACGAGGCCTGTCATGA
- a CDS encoding efflux RND transporter permease subunit yields the protein MAWLTKWSFGNKGAVGLLVVMALVVGVLSYTSLPMEFMPEADNPQVTVTVLGPGQDAHSMEANVTKPIEAATSAVKGKTEQMSTSGDGYAKVDIYFDGKTDMKDAAQEVEKAVGALHFPEGVMDPFIVQLNTSMIPISQLTVSFDEGITKDNLKLAEETILPELQKIDGVANVALYGKTAPQVNVKLNPQAMAAKGIATAQVLGLLQGRSVSASIGEQTIGGQTGNVNVVSSIDSIDTLKKLPVAPGVTLQDIAAVEAVTDQESVSRSNGKDVLFAVITKEANANAVDVGGKVRDVAKDLTASVKNAEVAVIFSTSDMVVTSVNSMMREVLLGALFATLVILVFLRNVRATLITAVSIPLSLAVTLYLLDVSGITLNIVTLGGVAVAVGRLVDDSIVVIENIHRRMQKEPFSIHMIISATREVARAITTSTIATVAVFLPMGLLNGSLQAFLLPFALTVTYSLLTSLVVALTVVPLLSSRLLRSSSLKEHEPSRRFGHFLEWNLRHKWITLTLGLVLLVGSVAAYVTMPKGALDASNASNVTVQLVYPNDVPVKEVLEKGKQLEAELMKQPQAETVIMMTGNSADSAQWGSVTSLTQVDYTVMMKKDADAQVFLDQVRGWQKSYAGATLTANESSMMGGGSTSEYVDIVGDDLKSINSVAQAVAAKVKTVDGVQKVTSNMEDTKPVFAFKVNPVAANAQEISMQLAAMLNPVPLGQIELDGSPAGVVLEPVLQPKGQKDLENITIMTAGGPQPLSTLAALEVTDQPAMLYHKDGKPYVRITAEVDPKKVSAIGADIQKQTDRITLPAGVTLFAGGASADQAGDFNDLGMTALISIGLVYLIMVLTFKTLRAPLAIMFSLPLAAIGAVVALIISGVTPDFTALFGALMLIGIVVTNAIVLIDRIKQNEEHMSVRESIIEAARTRLRPILMTAIATICAMLPLLFGHSEQGSIVSQSLAIVVIGGLTAATLLTLVVVPAIYELLYFRKSAKERTQEKTPAAA from the coding sequence ATGGCATGGTTAACAAAGTGGTCGTTCGGCAACAAGGGGGCCGTGGGGCTTCTGGTTGTTATGGCGCTTGTGGTGGGGGTCCTGAGCTATACCTCGCTGCCAATGGAGTTTATGCCGGAGGCCGATAATCCTCAGGTTACAGTTACGGTGCTCGGCCCGGGCCAGGATGCGCATTCCATGGAGGCGAATGTGACGAAGCCGATTGAGGCGGCTACCTCAGCCGTGAAAGGCAAAACCGAGCAGATGTCCACTTCCGGAGACGGCTATGCGAAGGTGGATATTTATTTTGATGGCAAAACCGATATGAAGGATGCGGCACAGGAGGTGGAGAAGGCGGTCGGCGCGCTGCATTTCCCCGAAGGGGTTATGGACCCGTTCATTGTGCAGCTGAACACCTCGATGATTCCGATCTCCCAGCTCACGGTGTCCTTCGATGAAGGGATCACCAAGGATAATCTGAAGCTTGCCGAAGAGACCATCCTTCCCGAGCTGCAAAAAATCGACGGAGTAGCGAATGTGGCCCTGTACGGCAAAACGGCTCCGCAAGTCAACGTGAAGCTTAATCCGCAGGCGATGGCTGCAAAAGGCATAGCAACAGCCCAGGTGCTGGGACTGCTGCAGGGACGAAGCGTATCGGCTTCGATTGGAGAGCAGACCATCGGCGGGCAGACGGGAAATGTGAATGTGGTTTCCTCGATTGACAGCATCGATACGCTGAAAAAGCTGCCGGTCGCACCCGGCGTTACCTTGCAGGATATCGCTGCTGTGGAAGCGGTGACGGATCAGGAGAGCGTCAGCCGTTCGAACGGCAAGGATGTATTGTTCGCTGTTATTACGAAGGAAGCCAATGCCAATGCAGTCGATGTAGGCGGTAAGGTGCGTGACGTTGCAAAAGACCTGACTGCGTCGGTTAAAAATGCAGAGGTCGCCGTCATCTTCAGCACCTCGGATATGGTCGTCACCTCCGTTAACAGCATGATGCGTGAAGTACTGCTCGGCGCTTTGTTTGCAACCCTTGTCATTCTTGTCTTCCTGCGCAATGTGCGCGCCACCCTGATCACCGCGGTATCGATTCCGCTGTCACTGGCAGTTACACTTTATTTGCTGGACGTGTCCGGCATTACCTTGAATATTGTAACGCTGGGCGGCGTGGCCGTCGCCGTCGGGCGGCTGGTCGATGACAGCATTGTCGTCATTGAGAACATCCACCGCAGGATGCAGAAGGAGCCCTTCTCCATTCACATGATTATCAGTGCCACCCGTGAGGTCGCAAGGGCAATCACTACATCGACAATTGCTACGGTTGCTGTATTTCTGCCGATGGGTCTGCTGAATGGAAGCCTGCAGGCATTCCTGCTTCCGTTTGCGCTGACGGTAACTTACTCGCTGCTGACTTCACTGGTAGTGGCGCTGACTGTGGTTCCGCTGCTAAGCTCCCGGCTGCTGCGCAGCTCTTCCCTGAAGGAGCATGAGCCGTCCAGACGGTTTGGCCATTTTCTGGAATGGAATTTGCGCCATAAATGGATTACGCTGACGCTGGGTCTGGTGCTGCTGGTCGGCTCCGTTGCCGCCTATGTTACCATGCCCAAAGGGGCGCTGGATGCTTCGAATGCCAGCAATGTTACCGTTCAATTGGTCTACCCCAATGACGTTCCGGTGAAAGAAGTGCTGGAAAAAGGCAAACAGCTGGAAGCCGAACTCATGAAACAGCCGCAGGCCGAAACTGTAATTATGATGACCGGCAACAGTGCCGACTCGGCACAATGGGGGAGTGTGACCTCGCTGACCCAGGTGGATTATACCGTGATGATGAAAAAGGATGCCGATGCGCAGGTATTTCTGGACCAGGTTCGCGGGTGGCAGAAATCCTATGCGGGTGCAACGCTGACTGCCAATGAGTCCAGCATGATGGGCGGAGGCTCGACCAGTGAATACGTAGATATCGTTGGAGATGACCTGAAGTCTATTAATTCAGTGGCCCAAGCCGTAGCTGCCAAAGTGAAAACAGTAGACGGTGTACAAAAGGTTACCAGCAACATGGAGGATACCAAGCCGGTGTTCGCTTTCAAGGTGAACCCGGTTGCCGCCAATGCGCAGGAAATTTCCATGCAGCTGGCGGCGATGCTGAATCCGGTTCCGCTGGGGCAGATAGAACTGGACGGCTCGCCTGCCGGAGTGGTATTGGAGCCTGTGCTGCAGCCGAAGGGGCAGAAGGATCTGGAGAATATCACGATTATGACTGCCGGGGGTCCTCAGCCGCTCTCAACATTGGCGGCTCTTGAGGTCACCGACCAGCCAGCCATGCTCTACCATAAAGACGGCAAGCCTTATGTGCGCATTACCGCCGAAGTTGATCCGAAGAAAGTATCGGCCATCGGGGCAGATATCCAAAAACAAACAGACCGCATTACCCTGCCCGCAGGGGTAACACTGTTCGCAGGCGGAGCCTCGGCAGACCAGGCCGGAGACTTCAATGACCTCGGCATGACAGCGTTGATCTCCATCGGTCTCGTCTATCTGATCATGGTTCTGACCTTCAAAACACTGCGCGCACCGCTGGCCATTATGTTCTCCCTGCCGCTTGCGGCTATCGGAGCAGTGGTTGCATTGATTATTTCCGGTGTAACTCCCGACTTCACAGCCTTGTTCGGAGCCTTGATGCTGATCGGTATCGTTGTTACCAATGCGATTGTGCTGATCGACCGCATCAAACAGAATGAAGAGCATATGAGCGTACGCGAGTCGATTATCGAGGCCGCCAGAACCCGGCTGCGTCCGATACTGATGACGGCCATCGCAACCATCTGTGCCATGCTGCCGCTATTGTTCGGGCATTCCGAGCAGGGCAGCATTGTCTCCCAGAGCCTTGCAATTGTAGTCATCGGCGGCTTGACCGCAGCTACACTGCTGACATTGGTGGTTGTACCGGCTATCTATGAGCTGCTGTATTTCCGTAAGTCCGCTAAGGAACGGACACAAGAGAAGACTCCGGCTGCGGCTTAG
- the gcvT gene encoding glycine cleavage system aminomethyltransferase GcvT: MEALKRTPFYDLYSAYAESRCIDFGGWELPVQFTGIVKEHEAVRRQAGLFDVSHMGEFMVSGSGSEAFLQLMTTNDVSRLQDGGAQYTLMLYPTGGVVDDLLVYRLGEERYMLVVNASNIDKDFEWLQEHLTDEFSGVTLTNVSDETLLLALQGPLAETILAEVTSAPIAELAPFHFIERAVVCGVEVLLSRTGYTGEDGFELYAPQDTAAVLWNGLLAAGAPHGLTPAGLGARDTLRFEAKLPLYGQELSADITPLEAGVQFFVKLDKAGFIGRDALLKQKESGLPRRLVGLEMIDRGIPRSHYPVYADGVKIGEVTTGTQSPTLKRNLGLALLDAAYTETGTEVYVEIRGKQLKAAVVKTPFYKKSQGVKPQ, encoded by the coding sequence ATGGAAGCCTTGAAAAGAACGCCTTTTTACGATCTCTATTCCGCCTACGCGGAGTCCAGATGTATTGATTTCGGCGGCTGGGAGCTGCCGGTGCAGTTCACGGGAATCGTGAAGGAGCATGAAGCCGTCCGCCGGCAGGCCGGACTGTTCGATGTATCGCATATGGGTGAATTCATGGTCAGCGGCAGCGGCTCTGAAGCCTTCCTGCAGCTTATGACCACCAACGATGTCAGCCGTCTTCAGGATGGCGGTGCGCAGTACACGCTGATGCTCTATCCAACCGGCGGAGTCGTCGATGATCTCCTGGTCTACCGCCTCGGCGAAGAGCGCTACATGCTGGTCGTCAACGCCTCCAATATCGATAAGGATTTCGAGTGGCTGCAGGAGCATCTTACCGATGAATTCAGCGGAGTGACGCTGACAAATGTCTCGGATGAGACGCTGCTGCTCGCGCTGCAGGGGCCTCTGGCCGAGACGATTCTGGCCGAAGTAACCTCAGCTCCCATCGCGGAGCTTGCCCCCTTCCATTTCATTGAGCGCGCCGTAGTCTGCGGCGTAGAGGTCCTGCTCTCCCGCACCGGATATACCGGGGAGGACGGATTCGAGCTGTACGCCCCGCAGGACACAGCGGCTGTGCTGTGGAACGGCCTGCTTGCCGCAGGTGCCCCGCACGGCCTGACTCCCGCCGGGCTTGGCGCACGCGATACGCTGCGTTTTGAAGCAAAGCTGCCGCTGTACGGCCAGGAGCTGTCGGCGGATATTACACCGCTGGAAGCCGGAGTCCAGTTCTTCGTGAAGTTGGACAAAGCCGGTTTCATCGGCAGAGACGCGCTGCTGAAGCAGAAGGAATCCGGACTGCCCCGCCGCCTCGTAGGCCTCGAAATGATCGACCGCGGCATTCCGCGCTCCCATTATCCGGTCTATGCGGACGGGGTCAAGATCGGGGAGGTCACGACAGGCACACAGTCCCCAACACTGAAGCGCAATCTGGGCCTTGCCCTGTTGGATGCCGCCTATACAGAAACCGGAACAGAGGTTTATGTGGAAATCCGCGGCAAGCAGCTTAAGGCGGCCGTGGTCAAAACGCCATTTTATAAAAAGAGCCAAGGAGTGAAGCCGCAATGA
- a CDS encoding ABC transporter permease — MNKILAIAWNMVKRTIASRKGMLTYILLPSIVIAAIISVTGGMEGDKPTVLYSNMDTGAAGRHLLAELENTGDYKLIARNDEAALKEGIIQQEGAAGISIPAEYTAQLAHGQQPELSVYELRASETSILVKMKVNTIAGEMLDTARTVNAVNGGAGDAEAKLGEILKQAEQHNVGSTRTDYDLYPRQTLGVITGLTLMFLMGLVTSTVSLIMDDRKGRTMMRMFSAPVRSYEIALGNFLGSCMVGILQIAVVLTLGKWVLRYDYEVPMYLYFLVLAAFMLVSMGIASTVAGLVRNPGNAGMLNALILTPTCMLGGCFWPISVMPDYMQKAANFVPQKWAIQAVDIAAAGGSWNELWLPFAVLGLMAAVLLALGSAILRPNEAGISA, encoded by the coding sequence ATGAATAAAATACTGGCGATTGCCTGGAATATGGTCAAGCGGACGATCGCGTCCCGCAAAGGCATGCTTACGTATATTTTGCTGCCGAGTATTGTCATCGCCGCCATTATTTCCGTTACCGGAGGGATGGAAGGCGACAAGCCAACTGTATTGTACAGCAATATGGACACTGGTGCAGCGGGGCGGCATCTGCTGGCTGAACTTGAGAACACCGGAGATTACAAGCTGATTGCCCGCAATGATGAAGCGGCACTGAAAGAAGGCATTATTCAGCAGGAAGGCGCAGCGGGAATATCGATTCCGGCGGAGTATACCGCCCAGCTTGCCCATGGACAGCAGCCTGAGCTGAGCGTATACGAGCTTAGAGCGTCAGAAACCTCGATTTTGGTCAAAATGAAAGTGAACACCATTGCGGGTGAAATGCTGGACACTGCCCGGACCGTAAACGCCGTTAACGGAGGAGCGGGTGATGCAGAGGCTAAGCTTGGCGAAATCCTGAAGCAGGCGGAGCAGCATAACGTGGGAAGTACGCGTACAGATTATGATCTGTACCCCCGGCAAACGCTCGGCGTCATTACTGGGCTGACACTCATGTTCCTCATGGGGCTGGTAACAAGCACCGTCTCCCTGATTATGGATGACCGCAAGGGGCGGACCATGATGCGGATGTTCAGCGCCCCGGTCCGTTCTTATGAAATTGCACTGGGTAATTTTTTGGGCAGCTGTATGGTGGGAATCCTCCAGATTGCCGTTGTGCTGACGCTCGGAAAATGGGTGCTGCGTTATGATTATGAGGTTCCGATGTACCTGTACTTCCTTGTTCTTGCAGCCTTTATGCTGGTATCGATGGGGATTGCCAGCACCGTGGCGGGGCTGGTCCGCAATCCCGGCAACGCAGGTATGCTGAATGCCCTTATTCTTACACCGACCTGCATGCTGGGCGGCTGCTTCTGGCCAATCTCGGTGATGCCGGACTATATGCAAAAAGCGGCTAACTTCGTGCCGCAGAAATGGGCCATTCAAGCGGTGGATATCGCTGCAGCCGGTGGAAGCTGGAATGAGCTATGGCTGCCCTTTGCCGTCCTGGGGCTCATGGCCGCGGTTCTGCTGGCGCTTGGCTCGGCCATTCTCCGTCCGAATGAGGCGGGGATCAGCGCTTAG
- the gcvPB gene encoding aminomethyl-transferring glycine dehydrogenase subunit GcvPB — translation MKPEQSLIFELSRPGRSAYSLPQCDVPQEESIDALIPAGLLRSEPAVLPEVSEVDVIRHYTALSRRNFGVDNGFYPLGSCTMKYNPKINEDVARFPGLAKIHPYQPEESIQGALELMHTLQKDLAALTGMDAVSLQPAAGAHGEWTGLMMIRAYHESRGETRSKVIVPDSSHGTNPASASAAGLETVTIPSNDKGMVDLAALKAAVGSDTAALMLTNPSTLGLFETQIVEIARIVHEAGGLLYYDGANSNAIMGITRPGDMGFDVVHLNLHKTMSTPHGGGGPGAGPVGVKAKLIPFLPQPTVVQNEDSSYSLNYGGPESIGRVKAFYGNFGILVRAYAYIRTYGPDGLREVSENAVLNANYMMHRLAPYFEIPYPGVCKHEFVMSGRNLKQYGVRTLDVAKRLLDFGYHPPTVYFPLTVEECMMIEPTETESKETLDGFIETMIQIVKEAQETPEIVINAPHTTEISRLDETQAARKPVLNCSCG, via the coding sequence ATGAAACCGGAACAAAGTCTGATCTTCGAGCTGAGCCGTCCCGGCCGCTCGGCCTATTCCCTGCCGCAGTGCGATGTTCCGCAGGAAGAAAGCATCGATGCGCTGATTCCGGCAGGGCTGCTGCGCAGCGAGCCGGCAGTCTTGCCGGAGGTATCGGAGGTGGATGTCATCCGCCACTACACCGCGCTTTCCCGCCGCAACTTTGGCGTCGACAACGGCTTTTATCCGCTCGGCTCCTGCACGATGAAATACAATCCGAAGATTAACGAGGATGTCGCCCGCTTCCCCGGCCTGGCCAAGATTCACCCGTACCAGCCGGAAGAGAGCATTCAGGGTGCACTTGAGCTGATGCATACGCTGCAAAAGGATCTGGCGGCCCTGACCGGCATGGATGCCGTGTCCCTGCAGCCAGCCGCCGGGGCCCATGGTGAATGGACCGGGCTGATGATGATCCGCGCCTACCATGAGAGCCGCGGCGAAACCCGCTCCAAAGTCATCGTGCCCGACTCCTCGCACGGCACGAATCCGGCCAGCGCTTCCGCGGCCGGACTGGAAACCGTAACGATCCCTTCCAACGATAAAGGGATGGTCGATCTGGCGGCTCTGAAAGCAGCTGTCGGCAGCGACACGGCGGCCCTGATGCTGACCAACCCGAGCACCCTCGGCTTGTTCGAGACGCAAATCGTGGAAATCGCCCGGATTGTACACGAAGCCGGCGGCCTGCTCTATTACGATGGAGCGAACTCCAATGCAATTATGGGCATTACCCGCCCCGGCGACATGGGCTTTGACGTTGTGCATTTGAATCTGCATAAAACCATGAGCACCCCGCACGGCGGCGGCGGCCCGGGAGCCGGACCAGTAGGCGTGAAGGCGAAGCTTATTCCGTTCCTGCCGCAGCCGACAGTGGTTCAAAACGAAGACAGCAGCTACTCGCTGAACTACGGCGGCCCGGAATCCATCGGGCGCGTCAAAGCCTTTTACGGCAACTTCGGCATCCTGGTCCGTGCCTACGCTTATATCCGCACCTACGGACCGGATGGACTGCGTGAGGTATCCGAGAACGCTGTGCTGAACGCCAATTATATGATGCACCGGCTCGCACCGTATTTTGAAATCCCGTATCCGGGTGTCTGCAAGCATGAATTTGTCATGTCCGGCAGAAACCTTAAGCAGTACGGTGTGCGCACACTGGATGTCGCCAAACGGCTGCTGGACTTCGGCTACCATCCGCCAACGGTGTACTTCCCGCTGACAGTAGAAGAGTGCATGATGATCGAGCCGACCGAAACCGAAAGCAAGGAAACGCTCGACGGCTTCATTGAAACGATGATTCAGATCGTGAAGGAAGCCCAGGAAACACCGGAAATCGTTATTAATGCTCCGCATACCACGGAGATCAGCCGTCTTGACGAGACACAGGCTGCACGCAAGCCGGTGCTGAACTGCTCCTGCGGCTAA
- a CDS encoding helix-turn-helix transcriptional regulator, which translates to MVNNAGLQKFRREKVLDNYKLTGREKEVALLWFSDKSALHISNTLGISEGSVRYVVKSIYIKMNVSDRSQFAKKLL; encoded by the coding sequence ATGGTTAACAATGCGGGTCTGCAGAAATTCAGACGGGAGAAGGTGCTGGACAACTACAAGCTGACGGGGAGAGAGAAGGAAGTCGCTTTGCTGTGGTTCTCCGACAAAAGTGCGCTGCATATCTCCAACACGCTGGGCATCAGCGAGGGCTCCGTACGCTATGTTGTGAAGAGTATCTATATTAAAATGAATGTAAGTGACCGTTCCCAATTCGCCAAGAAGCTTTTGTAA
- the gcvH gene encoding glycine cleavage system protein GcvH has product MSEVLDNLLYSEEHEWAQQGEGRVVRIGITDHAQHLLGDIVFVEFPEVGAAISAGDSVGSIESVKTVSELYSPVSGTVTKINDTLEASPELINDQPYSGGWIFELEISGEFAEAASGLLDAAAYRELIGE; this is encoded by the coding sequence ATGAGTGAAGTGCTAGACAACCTGCTGTACAGCGAAGAGCACGAATGGGCCCAGCAGGGTGAAGGGCGCGTAGTGCGTATCGGGATAACGGATCATGCCCAGCATCTGCTTGGCGATATCGTATTTGTGGAATTTCCTGAGGTTGGGGCAGCTATCTCTGCGGGCGACAGCGTGGGCAGCATTGAATCCGTCAAGACGGTGTCGGAGCTTTACTCCCCGGTATCGGGAACTGTGACCAAAATCAATGACACACTGGAAGCCAGCCCGGAACTGATTAACGATCAGCCGTACAGCGGCGGATGGATTTTTGAGCTGGAAATCAGCGGGGAGTTTGCGGAAGCGGCGTCCGGGCTGCTTGATGCGGCAGCTTACCGCGAATTAATCGGGGAATAA
- the gcvPA gene encoding aminomethyl-transferring glycine dehydrogenase subunit GcvPA: protein MKHRYLPMTEQDRKEMMEAVGIQSVEELFADIPQSVRYHGTMPMSEALDEYTLLRHMKELSDKNASFDTHASFLGAGLYDHHIPVVINHVISRSEFYTAYTPYQPEISQGELQAIFEFQSYICELTGMKVANASMYDGATAFAEAAVLAAGATKRKKLVVSRTVHPEARQVLRTSAGAWGLDVVEIDYKDGVTDGAKLAAAIDSDTAAVLVQSPNFFGAIEDLGAIEPLIHAVKGLLVVSANPLALGILETPGKLGADIVVGDAQPLGIPASLGGPTCGFFAVAEPLMRRMPGRIVGQTVDRNGKRGFVLTLQAREQHIRREKATSNICSNQALLALCASVYLSVMGKEGMREVGELNIRKSHYAAGKLGELAGAALAFTAPFFNEFVLKLPEGASVSGINAKLLKQGYLGGYDLGRDYPELAGHMLVAVTEKRSKTEIDQFRGALEGCI, encoded by the coding sequence ATGAAGCACCGTTATCTGCCGATGACCGAACAAGACCGCAAGGAGATGATGGAGGCGGTCGGGATTCAGTCCGTGGAGGAGCTGTTCGCCGATATTCCGCAATCCGTCCGCTATCATGGAACGATGCCGATGTCAGAGGCGCTGGATGAATACACCTTGCTGCGCCATATGAAAGAGCTGTCGGACAAAAATGCCAGCTTCGACACCCACGCCAGCTTCCTCGGCGCCGGACTGTATGACCACCATATCCCCGTTGTCATTAATCATGTCATTTCCCGCTCGGAATTCTATACGGCATACACGCCTTACCAGCCGGAGATCAGCCAGGGTGAGCTGCAGGCGATCTTTGAATTCCAGTCCTATATCTGTGAGCTGACCGGCATGAAGGTCGCCAATGCCAGTATGTACGATGGCGCAACCGCCTTCGCAGAGGCCGCTGTGCTTGCCGCCGGTGCCACGAAACGCAAAAAGCTGGTCGTCTCCCGGACCGTACATCCGGAAGCCCGCCAGGTGCTGCGCACCTCTGCAGGGGCTTGGGGCCTGGATGTTGTAGAAATAGACTACAAAGACGGAGTGACGGATGGGGCGAAACTCGCCGCCGCAATTGACAGCGACACGGCTGCCGTGCTCGTGCAGTCGCCGAACTTCTTCGGCGCGATAGAAGACCTGGGCGCCATTGAACCGCTGATCCATGCCGTCAAAGGCCTGCTCGTGGTCAGCGCCAACCCGCTGGCTCTCGGCATCCTCGAAACGCCGGGCAAGCTTGGCGCCGACATCGTTGTAGGTGACGCGCAGCCGCTTGGCATTCCGGCTTCACTCGGCGGTCCAACCTGCGGCTTCTTTGCCGTAGCCGAGCCGCTCATGCGCCGCATGCCGGGCCGGATTGTCGGCCAGACCGTTGACCGGAACGGCAAGCGCGGCTTCGTGCTGACGCTGCAGGCCCGCGAGCAGCATATCCGCCGCGAAAAAGCGACCTCCAACATCTGCTCCAACCAGGCGCTGCTTGCGCTGTGCGCTTCCGTCTATCTGTCCGTAATGGGCAAAGAGGGCATGCGCGAGGTTGGGGAGCTGAACATCCGCAAGAGCCATTACGCAGCCGGCAAGCTCGGGGAGCTGGCCGGTGCTGCCCTGGCGTTTACCGCACCGTTCTTCAATGAATTTGTCCTGAAGCTGCCGGAAGGCGCAAGCGTCAGCGGGATCAATGCCAAGCTGCTGAAGCAAGGCTACCTTGGCGGCTATGATCTGGGCCGGGATTATCCCGAGCTGGCCGGACATATGCTGGTTGCCGTGACCGAGAAACGAAGCAAAACGGAAATTGACCAATTTAGAGGCGCACTGGAGGGCTGTATATGA
- a CDS encoding L-rhamnose mutarotase — MGSNKLAWTWRVKEESLEEYVQMHLNPWPEILQEHSKAGITNYSIFQHGNQFFYCFECNDTEAAFAYIAQSEACNRWNAITSKMVEGSFDFNEETPMVPLREVFYLE; from the coding sequence ATGGGCAGCAACAAATTGGCTTGGACCTGGCGGGTTAAAGAGGAGAGTCTGGAAGAGTATGTGCAGATGCACCTGAATCCCTGGCCGGAAATTTTGCAGGAGCACTCCAAGGCCGGAATTACGAATTATTCTATTTTTCAGCACGGCAATCAGTTTTTTTATTGCTTTGAGTGCAACGACACGGAAGCGGCTTTTGCCTACATCGCCCAGAGTGAGGCCTGCAACAGATGGAATGCCATTACCTCGAAGATGGTCGAAGGCTCCTTTGACTTCAATGAGGAAACGCCGATGGTGCCGCTGCGTGAGGTGTTTTATCTGGAGTAA